A stretch of DNA from Telopea speciosissima isolate NSW1024214 ecotype Mountain lineage chromosome 5, Tspe_v1, whole genome shotgun sequence:
GGTTTGGGTGAGAGGCTTCAAATCATATATATTCTTCtactttcttttgttatttaattatctgcaatatttcttctattttaatCCTTTGACTATTAAATTATCCATATAACTGTGCTCTTCTCAGTCCAGTTTCAGATCCTACTGAAGTACAGAATAATTCTCTGCTTCACCCCATCGCACCTCCTTTCCTGTGAAAGATATTTGCCTTCTTGTGAGCTTGCAGATGGAGTCCTGTACCTAATCTTATTTCTTGATTAGTCTCCTTTGTTGTACAGGTCAAGGTCCATCTCTAGGCAGCATATACCCAGCAACGGTTGCTTGTTCTTGTTGAGTCATGGATTATATCAATAATGTTTTTGGTGAAAACTAACAGTGTTCCTTGAAGGGAAAAAGCCTAATTGGACTTGTATATCTCTAATCACTCTTGTAAGTGGGCAGGTTGTTTGAGGCAATGGTCTCTGGGTTGGTCAAGTCTCTATGAGAGCTTGACCTTCCTATGTGTGGCAGCAAGTGGCAATAAATTTGAGTACTATAAGCCATTGTGTAAGCCCACCCTTATGGCTTGAAGTGTTTATACACTTCCCAATCTGTGACTTGTCAGTGTCATTATAATAGGGCTGCATCAAGAACACCTCTTTCAAGTCATTGTAGATTTCAATACCAAATTGGATCAAGTCCAATCATAACATTGGGTCAAGAGAGAGTCAAGTGCAATCAATGGAATCAATCTTCCAAGGACTTCATCAAGTATAGATGATTTCTCTAGAAATTTGTATTGTCAATTGTGTATTTGCAATTCCTTGCACACATGTAAGGTGATTCTCAACTCAGGACATTTTTAAACACCTTCGACCAAAAAGTCCAAAATATAATCAATTGGCAAACCAACACTTAAGACTTTTTGGTAGACTGGCCTTGGGAAGCCATATGACCAAATGGGGGTAATTTTTTACTTAGAACATATTTGAAATGTATTTGAAAAAATGTTGTCAAAAACCAAGTCTTAAAAAATGGCCTTATCAGCTTGCTGGTTGGCAACTGGATGATCTCTTCTCGAGAGCTCTGAGGTCCATCCGGCTGATGGAATCGGCTCAACAGTACCAACCAGCCGATGGGACCCAAGAGGTCATTTGACCAACCAGCCAATGCAACCGGCTGTTCTCCAGCCGATGTACTGGCTTGCCAGTGAGCAGCCCAGTTATTGTTCAATGACTATAAAATGGCTAGAATAGTAAATGGTCACTGACAACCGGTTTGCTGGCTGGTAAAAAATATGGCCGTTGGAGCTTGCCTTAAACCTGGTTATTGGGCCATAATTGAGCATTATAAATAGACCAAGTTAATGCTACTTCAACAACAACTGTGCCTACAATTGAATACCATTTATTGTGTCTAAGTGACCCCTTAGTTGGGAATCATCAAGtgctttcatctttcatatTTCCTTCTTGGAGGTATTTTCATTTGTGCTTCATTTTGTATAGTTTGGCTATTTAAGCCTTATTCTTTTTCTCAACTCATTGAGAAGTTGTAATGGGTTGTTAGTGGTGAGCCTAAGGAAACCACTAGGTTTGAGTGTGAACCTAAACACTTGGGTTATTGTTGAACCCATAAAAGCAATTGTGGTAATTGATCTTTGTTTGTCACAACCAGTGGAAAGTCCATAAGAGTGCCTCTTGGTAGTGGATGTAGGCAGTTGCAAACAACTCTAAATTGCTTGTGTCATTCATTGTCTCTTCCCCCTTCCCAATTCTGTTTGATCACTCTCTTTTGGGTAATCAAGTTTTTGGGTagagtgaattttttttaattgtccaTATTTAGTCCAATACCcaattccccccccctctcttagGTTTCCTTGATCCAACAGTTATGTGGTTTGGAAATTGCTGCAATCGACCTGTCAATTAATTATATTTTGGGGTTTCTATATAGTTATTTGCTGTTTGTGGTGGAGGGCTGGTTAGGGAAGAGGGGGAAACTCTGAGGAAAAAGTCAGAGTTgcagaggagaagaggaaacaCACACTGACACCTCACTCATGTTGAGCAAACCTAATCAACTTTCTATTCAATTATGTCTTACCAATGTTGGGTACATACAATTACATAAAGTAAGACAAACGAGACTTCTAACTAAACTCTAAGACTCAAACTAACATGCAATCCAACTCTATCTCCTATTCCTATGTATCCAAGTCAAAACATGAATAACAGACATAAAGACTAACTAAAATACTTCCAACCCTTATAGGACCAAAAACTCAGATTTGGCCGGTTCtgtctgggtttgggtttctaAACCCAGTCATGGTGGTCCACCAGTCAAGTGCTACTGCATCAgtttgtctttttcttctttttttttggatggataaCATCAGTTTGTCTTTAATAACTACTATATGCTTAGTTTCTAAAACCAAACAGTGGCAACAGTATGTGACTTTCTAAATCTGGGTTTAGTGGCTACATAGGAGTTTCTaatcttttccttctttctatttccGAACTGGCTTTGTTTTCTGCTAGATAATAGTCGCCTTGTGAATCCCTACCATCTAAGTGTCCTTCAACCAGGAGTATATACACCCATCAGAATTTTAGTTTGTGAGCTATTTCAGATCTTTAATTCTGGTACAGTTATGCCATGCGATTCTGGTTTAGCTGGAATTCCTATTTCACCCTTGTGTGACCAAGGATTCAACATTACACTGCATCATGAATCCTCTATTAGGAGAAGGGGTTAACAATTTAATACTGACTGTAATATGCGCTCAATATGGAGGGTCTGGGGTGCAAGAGttccccctcccttttttaCCTACTCTGGCATTGACTCCATTAGGATAAGGGTAGTGATTAAGTAATGATGCTAGGATGCAGTACCACCTATAGATATATAGGGGTCCGGGTGTGTGAGAGAAAGGTAGTAGTGCTACCCTTCTGAAAGATGTTTCAAGGAGGAATCATATGAGATTTCACCATCTCAGGCATAGTTGtaaaggtgtcgcctaggcgtccaagcgcTTCAGTCGACTTGGGCACCTAGGCAGGCACCTTGTTGtggtcgccttgattttggaccctctccaatgcctcgggtcacctagacgccgtgacaactatgacctCAGGTGGCCATGACATGTCCCTTAATGCACCGAGTCCTAGAGGCAGTTATGTAAACAGAAACGGATCTAATTGTTAGGGTTGATAGAACTATAGTCATTTCCAGGAATCATTTGCCTCTGAAAGAATTCCAAGCATCTATTAAACAGACTTCTCATGATTTACCATTTTTCACAGAGCTCAAACATGATGCAATCATAAATCAAAACAATGACacaaataagaaacaaagtCTCTTCCTGCATACATATTAATAGATGGTAAAAAGATATTCTTACACCACTACTACATGGATGATAGAACATTTGGAGCATTCATCAGAAAAACTTTGGACAGATaatctaaaattagaaaaaatatttaagaaaGCTGGGCACAATTCATTACCCTTTCCCTAGAAGGGTAGGAATTGTTGACAACTGTGGTAGCTGCATTTGAACTTGTACAGTTGTGGCAGTTGATGAACTTCCAGTAGGGTAAGGGGCATACGTTCCAGGTGCTTGGTCATTACTGGATCCTGGCATCTGCAAAAATCCCTGAtatgactgctgctgctgtcCATTTGTCTTGTATTTTCCACCCCATAAAAAAATGTACGAAGGAAAAATGTCAAACTCCAGAGAGTTAGAATGGCACTAATGGATTTCTTAAACAGTTATACCAGAAAGTTATTGTTTATAGCTCCAGCATTTAGCCTCTTGTTATCCCATTCATTAACAAATTCCTCTGACGCCAACCGTTTTGTCCCATGAGCTTcatccaaagaaaaagaaaaccattaATTTCATGACAAATTTCTAGACATAACAACATTAACAAGGAAAACACTGCCCATGTACACACCAGTTTATTTTACATCAATAGCACTAAAATACAAAGTTCCATTATCATCATAAGTTATCCTAGGGCCATACATAATGGCAATGAAACCAAAATAATGTTACACCAAGTACAGTATGTAAATGGCTTTGCCAACCTTGATGACATAATGAAACTAGACAATTCTTGCTAACGTACCTGTATTGGCCCAGCTGCTGTAttagaaacccaagaaaaaaaattgaaaaattaaaaccaCAGAATGGCAAAGTACATCCATGGTGAGACTAATTCAACACCACAAGGATTCATAGTAAACTGGCTATCGTACATCCAAAATGAATTTCACTCATTACATTGAGTTGGAAGAATTAATGCAAGCTCTAAACATCGGAAACATCACAAAggcagaagaaacaaatgcaacAGACATCACCACTGGACCCACTTGACCAAGtaaagaagggtttttttttcttttttacaacaactagaagaaaaaaattcattttttttttcttttttagtaaaGGAAAATGGATTCTGGATGAAACTTTATCTGCTTCATTTCCTGggcaggtccatttccccaagttcctctaatagagggggcggaaatgaccaccctatccctgcctgaacacactgcccaggtggggtccacccccctctattagaggaacttagggaaatggagcagatggagcagataaaaatacgaTTCTGGATACAATAGAAAATGATGTAAAGAatatccccaagaaaaaaagacagCAAAAAATGGAATTACAGCAAGAATATCCACGAATACCCAGCAACCACTGATTAAAACTCACCTAAAGGCACCAAACAGAAGATGTAcacaattttgaattttaaaaaagaaggcATTTCTACCTCAaactagagttttttttttaggcgaAGGGAATGGGTAACACAATACAGCGACAAAACTTGACACAGGAGAACTATTCATGTCCATAGAGAAGGATCTGGAATAcaaacaaaatccccaatgagAATATTTCTTATCTCATGACAACATCCTTCGACCCTTCCCCActtttacccccccccccaccctgctagaaaagaaaatgtaGCCACAAGGTCTACTTACTTGGGAACAAATCGGTAACTTCTGTTTTCACCACAGAAGAGGGTGCGCTAGATAGTGTAGTAGGAGCATTGCATTTTTTACACTGCACCACAGGAAACTTGGGTCAAATATATACAGTCCAGAAAGAAAAATCTTTGAGAAATTCACAAAATACGGAGCTATAAGCTGCATATAGAATATCTAATTCAAGATTACCTGTGCACGAGAAGAATAGTTGTGAAAGCCACAGTTGCATATCCAATCACCAATGCGCCATCCTTTGGGAACCACAAATAGCGGATTTGTATTGTTCGTATATAGAAATCCAGCACCACTGTTTCCACCTAAAGGCCAACCAGAAGCTGACTGAGCATTATACTTGTCAGCCACTCCAAGTGACCAATTAGGGTTCAATGGAAGAGATTGTTGGAGAGCAGAATTGCCTGTTATCCCCACATTCAGATTCAGTCCCAGTCCTCCTTGTGCCCTGGCAAAATAATTTGCATAAGTTGGGAGAGAAGCTCCAGGCATTGCAATTGCTGGCATTGCTGCTACCTCCTTTGGTTGCCCGCACTTTTTGCACTTTTCTCTTGACGCATAATTGTTGTTACTGCAACCTAGAGATCCATTGCCACACAAACCCAACCAACGGTGCATCCAGCGAGAGGACAAGGAAGCCAAGTATACGCACACCAACCAGGCCACATACCAAACCAAAAGCCACAGAcacaaaaaaacacacacaccaCTCAACCCAATTGATTGCAAGTTCCTAATCTCAGAAAAATTATAAGACTAGATATTGCCATGCTTGTTTCAGTAACAAACcaaagatataaaaaaaaattagccaTTCTTAAAATGAAGTAGGTAAATAGCCTCTAGTTTTCCACTTAATTCTCATGTTTGTCATATATAGTAAATCCAATTCATGAGTTTTATACAAAAGCAATTACCTTCAACTACTTAGTGTTAAGTGGCAAACCACCAAGCATGCTGAGACATCTCCATAACTGGTTTTAATTGGTGACAGATGTTAGGTACAACATTGATGCATACCTAAGTTTTTACTAAGCAGTCTTCAGTAAATCAGATGTTAAATCTAGATAAAACCCAAGTACTATCACAtagttataaaaaataaaaaataaaaaattcttttgtaaataaaagaggaagaacaatAAGAACATTTCTGGAGTTGATAATGACATGTCTATCATTTACAACAATAGACAGTAAAGTTCCACGAATTTTAAGACACAAGGGGAATAAAAGAGGAATATCCACAATTATTAGAAATACTCtagataaataaaaattatttaaatcaGTAATGATCCATCAATATATAATTACATTATGCAGGACTTTGGGTTTTGCAGAAGGCAATGGTTTTTCCATGTCTAACATAAACTGAACAAGATGATCAGTGAAACCGGACTCAAATTAAATGCAGTGTTTTGTAATACATCCATAACTAAAAAAGTGTTCGTCTACTTCCTTGATGTGCGAAGCGTTTCCCCTGTACTCATTTCTAGAGATCTTTATGAGACATCAAACATTGCTCCATAATTCAATCATGCTGTTAGGGGGTGGAATATCATTTTTTTCATATCATCGATGATAGATAAAACAGTGTCATTGGTAAGGATCAGTCTTGCCATAATCATGAATTAAATATTAAAGAAGCATGAGTTGCATCGTGAAAAACAATGAGTTGGGTTGTGAAAAACAATCTAGATGATCTCTCCTAAATATCCGATTTTTTTATACATACTAAGAATTTATATCCTCAGCATGTAGATAAACTCATAACATTTTCAGAGTTCCCAATATTTTTCAGTATGTCCCTTCTACCAAGTAACAAGTACAAACAAAGACTGCTACCAGCCACTCTATAAGTCTCCACCATTTCATCATGACGAACCCCAACAATCCATCTCACATTCATTGAATCTCCCTCTATGTCTCTTTAAAAGGAAACATAGAATGCACTACACGACTTTTAGCAGCACTAGAGATCAATTTTCCACATACTTCCCTGATACTTTCTCTCTAATGCAAGCTAATGAATGAACAAATCAAAAACAGACCTCTTGTGTACGTAGCCTAGCATGAACCTGCACATTCTTCaagtgcttcttcttcttcttgtgaaaAACAGAGAAACAATAGGCAGGGACCCTTATTTGATGCAAGACTGTTAAATCTCCATATGTAGCACCAAAAACAGGCATTCAAAGCTTGATGCCCTCAATTTCAGAATCCATCCCCAGAGGTGAcagagctccacgatttctggTGTCTGCTAAAATCTGGTGAAGCTCTCGTATTAGAGATTTTAATATTTGAAGAACTAAAAAACCCTACGGGTAAAAACACAACCCATATCAACAATGTTACAGCCCGCAATTGCAAAGAGACTAGTCTAACAACCTTTCGACAGCTCTAGAGCTAGGTAAATtgataacccaaaaaaaaaattccttagttggaagttggaacacCTCCAAGATATCTTCCAAGAACTGGAAACAAATATTAGGAAAAACGAAGTTCTAAATTTTTGTTCCATTCGCAGTGTGAAGATTAATACTAACACAATCAAAAACTTTATAGATCCCTCATTTAAAAACAACAATCatgtt
This window harbors:
- the LOC122661826 gene encoding uncharacterized RNA-binding protein C17H9.04c-like → MEEGREGDWECNGCRNRNYAFRSFCNRCKQPRLLVDTQTPADSKWLPRIGDWICTGCSNNNYASREKCKKCGQPKEVAAMPAIAMPGASLPTYANYFARAQGGLGLNLNVGITGNSALQQSLPLNPNWSLGVADKYNAQSASGWPLGGNSGAGFLYTNNTNPLFVVPKGWRIGDWICNCGFHNYSSRAQCKKCNAPTTLSSAPSSVVKTEVTDLFPTHGTKRLASEEFVNEWDNKRLNAGAINNNFLTNGQQQQSYQGFLQMPGSSNDQAPGTYAPYPTGSSSTATTVQVQMQLPQLSTIPTLLGKGAKQWRDGDWMCTNCNNHNYASRSHCNRCKTQRYTLSQPVSVA